A genomic window from Agrobacterium tumefaciens includes:
- the pcaD gene encoding 3-oxoadipate enol-lactonase encodes MHFLRCGETVIHYRTKGLDSGKPVIAFINSLGTDFRIWDAVIEALGDDYAFVLHDKRGHGLSDVGHTPYSIDDHAGDLIALLDHLGVKSAIIWGLSVGGLIAQGLYARRPDLVRALVLSNTAHRIGTAEMWNARIDKIAADGLASLVDPVMERWFTPVFRKPDNAAYAGARNMLSQQPEAGYSGTCAAIRDADFTEATGRIAVPTLCVAGDQDGSTSPELVRTLADLIPASHFVTIAGCGHIPCLEQPLAYTQATSIFLKTLPEH; translated from the coding sequence ATGCATTTTCTGCGCTGCGGCGAGACCGTGATCCATTATCGCACCAAGGGATTAGACAGCGGCAAGCCGGTCATCGCCTTCATCAATTCGCTCGGCACCGATTTCCGCATCTGGGATGCGGTGATCGAAGCGCTCGGTGATGACTATGCTTTTGTCCTGCACGACAAGCGCGGCCACGGGCTTTCCGATGTCGGACACACCCCCTATTCCATCGACGATCATGCCGGCGATCTGATCGCACTCCTCGATCATCTTGGTGTGAAGAGCGCGATCATCTGGGGCCTGTCGGTGGGCGGTCTGATTGCACAGGGGCTTTATGCCCGCCGTCCCGATCTCGTGCGCGCGCTCGTGCTCAGCAACACCGCCCACAGGATCGGCACGGCCGAGATGTGGAATGCACGCATCGACAAGATCGCCGCCGATGGCCTCGCCTCGCTGGTTGATCCCGTCATGGAGCGCTGGTTCACACCCGTCTTCCGTAAGCCAGACAATGCCGCCTATGCCGGCGCGCGCAACATGCTCTCGCAACAGCCGGAAGCCGGTTACAGCGGCACCTGCGCCGCCATCCGCGATGCGGATTTTACCGAAGCCACTGGGCGCATCGCCGTGCCGACGCTTTGTGTCGCGGGCGATCAGGATGGCTCCACCTCACCGGAGCTGGTGCGGACGCTTGCCGATCTCATTCCCGCAAGCCATTTCGTGACCATTGCCGGCTGCGGCCACATCCCATGCCTTGAACAGCCGCTTGCCTACACACAGGCGACCTCAATTTTTCTGAAGACCTTGCCGGAGCATTGA
- a CDS encoding shikimate dehydrogenase produces the protein MIEKQSFKVGLIGADIQLSKSPALHMREGAAHGLDYSYELLDVTARKLPASALPDLLDELEARGFAGTNITHPFKQAVIPHLDELSDDARMLGAVNTVVFKDGRRVGHNTDWYGFYESFVRGLPDAKRDRALLVGAGGAGVAVAHAALKLDIIRLDIFDRDFPRAERLAGELNARFGDGRAFAVEDPAASLPLTDGLIHATPMGMPAHPGMPVAADLIEQRHWVADIVYMRLVTELLATAAKKGCRTLPGGGMTVFQAVGAFRLFCGREPDAERMTAHFTELCMAEGVA, from the coding sequence ATGATAGAGAAACAATCCTTCAAGGTCGGCCTGATCGGCGCCGATATCCAGCTTTCCAAATCGCCCGCGCTGCACATGCGCGAAGGCGCTGCCCACGGCCTCGATTATTCCTATGAGCTGCTCGACGTCACCGCCCGCAAGCTGCCCGCAAGCGCCCTTCCCGATCTGCTCGATGAGCTGGAAGCGCGTGGTTTTGCCGGTACCAACATCACCCATCCGTTCAAACAGGCGGTCATTCCGCATCTGGATGAACTCTCCGACGATGCCCGCATGCTTGGCGCGGTCAACACCGTGGTCTTCAAGGATGGCCGACGCGTCGGCCACAATACCGACTGGTACGGCTTTTATGAAAGTTTCGTGCGCGGCCTGCCGGATGCGAAACGTGACCGGGCGCTGCTGGTCGGCGCTGGCGGAGCGGGCGTTGCGGTGGCCCATGCGGCGCTGAAGCTCGATATCATCCGTCTCGATATTTTCGACCGCGATTTCCCGCGGGCGGAGCGGCTCGCCGGTGAACTCAATGCCCGTTTCGGCGACGGCCGCGCTTTTGCCGTTGAAGACCCTGCTGCCTCCCTGCCCCTCACCGATGGTCTCATCCATGCCACCCCCATGGGCATGCCTGCCCATCCGGGCATGCCGGTCGCGGCCGACCTCATCGAACAGCGGCACTGGGTGGCCGATATCGTCTATATGCGACTGGTCACCGAACTTCTGGCGACGGCGGCGAAAAAGGGCTGTCGCACCCTGCCCGGCGGCGGCATGACGGTGTTTCAGGCCGTCGGCGCATTCCGCCTGTTCTGCGGCCGCGAGCCGGATGCGGAGCGCATGACGGCGCATTTCACCGAACTGTGCATGGCGGAGGGTGTGGCATGA
- the pcaQ gene encoding pca operon transcription factor PcaQ: MVDQRIKFRHLQTFVEVARQKSVIRAAEILHVSQPAVTKTIRELEEILGVSLFDREGRGIRISRYGEIFLRHAGATMTALRQAVDSVSQEAARAGPPVRVGALPTVSVRIMPQAMAGFLAEKTGSPVKIVTGENAVLLEQLRVGDLDLVVGRLAAPQKMAGFSFEHLYSEKVRFVVRVGHPLLSPGLSVFDHLHEYPVLMPTRQSVIGPVVEQFLIANGVPALPIRIETVSDAFGRAFLRTSDAIWIISEGVVAADVADGILAILPVDTGDTSGPVGLTVRADTQPSLPLSLLMQAIREAAGELLDGRAEATSQ, from the coding sequence ATGGTCGATCAGCGTATCAAGTTCCGCCACCTGCAGACCTTCGTGGAGGTGGCACGGCAGAAAAGCGTCATCCGTGCTGCGGAAATCCTGCATGTCAGCCAGCCGGCGGTGACGAAAACCATCCGTGAGCTGGAAGAGATTCTCGGCGTCTCGCTGTTCGACCGGGAAGGGCGCGGCATCCGCATCAGCCGTTATGGCGAGATATTCCTGCGGCATGCCGGCGCGACGATGACGGCGCTGCGGCAGGCGGTCGATTCGGTCTCGCAGGAGGCGGCACGCGCCGGTCCGCCGGTGCGGGTGGGGGCTTTGCCCACGGTTTCGGTGCGGATCATGCCGCAGGCGATGGCCGGGTTTCTGGCGGAAAAGACCGGCAGCCCGGTGAAGATCGTGACCGGCGAAAACGCCGTGCTGCTGGAGCAGCTGCGCGTCGGCGATCTCGACCTCGTTGTCGGTCGGCTGGCCGCGCCGCAAAAAATGGCGGGCTTTTCCTTCGAGCATCTCTATTCTGAGAAGGTGCGCTTCGTGGTGCGCGTCGGCCACCCGTTGCTGTCACCCGGTCTTTCGGTGTTCGACCACCTGCATGAATATCCGGTGCTGATGCCGACGCGGCAATCGGTCATCGGCCCTGTCGTCGAGCAGTTTTTGATCGCCAACGGCGTGCCGGCCCTGCCGATCCGCATCGAAACCGTGTCCGACGCCTTTGGTCGCGCCTTTTTGCGCACCAGCGATGCGATCTGGATCATCTCCGAAGGCGTGGTGGCGGCGGATGTGGCGGATGGCATTCTGGCGATCCTGCCGGTTGATACCGGCGATACCAGCGGCCCGGTGGGGCTGACGGTGAGAGCCGATACGCAGCCTTCGCTGCCGCTTTCGCTGCTGATGCAGGCTATTCGCGAAGCGGCGGGTGAGTTGCTGGATGGGAGGGCGGAGGCCACCTCTCAGTAA
- a CDS encoding amino acid ABC transporter permease has product MSYSLDFSVVMDRLPELLLACLATIGLAIAGMSLATVIGVLGVVARRSRFKLLRGLVIGFVEAIRNTPFLVQIFFIFFALPQVGIKLNPTVTAIIALALNGGAYAIEIIRGGVDSIPKGQVEAGLALGLHRSQIFRHIILKPALRAVYPSLTSQFIMLTLTTSVCTSIAAYELTSVAQKIEADTFRSFEVYFSITLLYLIISSLMMGIFSLISRASFSYPVK; this is encoded by the coding sequence ATGTCTTACAGTCTCGATTTTTCGGTGGTCATGGACCGCCTGCCCGAGCTGCTTTTGGCCTGTCTGGCGACGATCGGCCTTGCCATTGCCGGCATGTCGCTCGCCACCGTCATCGGGGTTCTCGGCGTCGTTGCCCGTCGTTCGCGCTTCAAGCTGCTGCGCGGTCTGGTCATTGGCTTCGTCGAAGCCATCCGCAACACGCCGTTTCTGGTGCAGATATTCTTCATTTTCTTCGCTTTGCCGCAGGTTGGCATCAAGCTTAACCCCACCGTCACCGCCATCATTGCGCTGGCTCTCAACGGCGGCGCCTATGCCATTGAAATCATTCGCGGCGGCGTGGATTCCATTCCCAAGGGCCAGGTGGAGGCTGGGCTGGCACTCGGCCTGCATCGGTCACAGATATTCCGCCACATCATTCTGAAGCCGGCACTGCGCGCGGTCTATCCGTCGCTCACCAGCCAGTTCATCATGCTGACGCTGACCACCTCGGTCTGCACCTCGATCGCCGCCTACGAACTGACATCCGTGGCCCAGAAGATCGAGGCGGACACCTTCCGGTCCTTCGAGGTCTATTTCTCGATCACGCTGCTCTATCTCATCATTTCCTCGCTGATGATGGGCATCTTCTCGCTCATCTCCCGCGCGTCTTTCAGCTATCCGGTCAAGTGA
- the pcaH gene encoding protocatechuate 3,4-dioxygenase subunit beta — translation MSNQPPETGPFFARNRDIHPLAYAPGYKTSILRSPQRALISLDGTKSEITGPVFGHGMLNELDNDLILNYARPGEMPIGPRLLVHGRVLDERGRGVDGALVEFWQANAGGRYRHKKESYLAAIDPNFGGVGRTITDENGYYWFKTIQPGAYPWPNGVNDWRPAHIHFSVFGHGFAQRLITQMYFEGDPLIWKCPIVKTIPDEDAIKRLIAPLDMNATLPMDMLAYKFDIVLRGRRSTLFENRMEGN, via the coding sequence ATGAGCAACCAACCGCCCGAAACCGGACCGTTCTTCGCGCGCAACCGCGACATTCACCCGCTGGCCTATGCGCCCGGCTACAAGACTTCGATCCTGCGCTCGCCGCAGCGCGCGCTGATTTCGCTTGATGGCACCAAGAGCGAGATCACCGGTCCCGTCTTCGGCCATGGCATGCTGAACGAGCTGGATAACGACCTCATCCTCAATTACGCCCGCCCCGGCGAAATGCCCATCGGTCCGCGCCTCCTCGTACATGGCCGGGTGCTGGACGAGCGCGGCCGCGGCGTGGATGGCGCGCTGGTGGAATTCTGGCAGGCCAATGCCGGCGGGCGCTATCGCCACAAGAAGGAAAGCTATCTCGCCGCCATTGATCCGAATTTCGGCGGCGTCGGCCGCACGATTACGGATGAGAACGGCTATTACTGGTTCAAGACCATCCAGCCGGGCGCTTACCCCTGGCCGAACGGCGTCAATGACTGGCGGCCGGCCCATATCCATTTTTCCGTCTTCGGCCACGGGTTCGCCCAGCGGCTCATCACCCAGATGTATTTCGAAGGCGACCCGCTGATCTGGAAATGTCCGATCGTCAAGACCATTCCGGATGAGGACGCAATCAAGCGGCTGATTGCGCCGCTGGACATGAATGCGACGCTGCCGATGGACATGCTGGCCTATAAGTTCGATATCGTCCTGCGCGGTCGCCGTTCGACCCTTTTCGAAAATCGCATGGAGGGCAACTGA
- a CDS encoding 3-carboxy-cis,cis-muconate cycloisomerase: MSLSPFEHPFLSGLFGDSEIVELFSARADIDAMVRCETALAQAEAEAGIISEDVAEAIVLGLSDFAADMTALRHGVAKDGVVVPELIRQMRAAVAGQAADKVHFGATSQDVIDTSLMLRLKMAAEIIATRLGHLIDTLGDIASRDGHNHLTGYTRMQAAIGITVADRAASWTAPLERHLLRLEIFAQNGFALQFGGAAGTLEKLGDDAAAVRADLAKRLGLADRPQWQSQRDGVAEFGNILSLITGALGKFGQDIALMAELGAEIRLSGGGGSSAMPHKQNPVNAETLVTLARFNAVQISAVHQSLVHEQERSGAGWMLEWMTLPQMVTATGASLLIAERLAGQIDRLGTEKS; the protein is encoded by the coding sequence ATGAGCCTTTCCCCTTTCGAACATCCGTTTCTGTCCGGCCTTTTCGGCGACAGCGAGATCGTCGAGCTGTTTTCGGCGAGAGCGGATATCGACGCCATGGTCCGTTGCGAGACGGCGCTGGCGCAGGCGGAAGCGGAGGCCGGCATCATCTCCGAGGATGTGGCGGAAGCGATCGTCTTGGGGCTTTCGGACTTTGCCGCCGATATGACCGCACTTCGCCACGGCGTCGCGAAGGACGGCGTTGTGGTTCCCGAACTCATCCGGCAGATGCGGGCAGCGGTCGCCGGTCAGGCGGCGGACAAGGTGCATTTCGGCGCGACCAGCCAGGATGTCATCGATACCAGCCTGATGCTGCGGCTGAAAATGGCTGCGGAAATCATCGCCACCCGGCTCGGCCACCTCATCGATACGCTGGGAGACATCGCTTCCCGCGACGGCCACAACCACTTGACGGGCTATACCCGCATGCAGGCCGCCATCGGCATCACCGTCGCCGACCGGGCGGCGAGCTGGACCGCGCCACTCGAACGCCATCTGTTACGGCTCGAAATCTTTGCGCAGAACGGCTTTGCCCTTCAGTTCGGCGGCGCGGCCGGCACGCTGGAAAAGCTTGGCGACGATGCCGCTGCCGTGCGCGCCGATCTTGCAAAGCGCCTCGGCCTTGCCGACAGACCGCAATGGCAGAGCCAGCGCGATGGCGTCGCCGAATTCGGCAATATTCTCTCGCTGATCACCGGTGCGTTGGGCAAGTTCGGCCAGGACATTGCGCTGATGGCGGAACTCGGCGCGGAAATCCGCCTCTCCGGCGGCGGCGGCTCCTCGGCCATGCCGCACAAGCAGAATCCGGTCAATGCCGAAACGCTGGTGACACTGGCACGGTTTAATGCCGTGCAGATATCCGCAGTGCATCAGTCGCTTGTCCACGAACAGGAGCGGTCCGGTGCTGGCTGGATGCTGGAATGGATGACGCTGCCGCAAATGGTGACGGCAACGGGTGCATCCCTGCTGATCGCCGAACGCCTCGCGGGACAGATAGACAGGTTGGGCACGGAAAAAAGCTAG
- the pcaC gene encoding 4-carboxymuconolactone decarboxylase, producing the protein MADHIDKNERFEQGMKTRRSVLGDAHVDRAQTMTSGFDQPFQQLITEAAWGTVWSGNHWTKRERSMVTIALLAALGQDEELAMHVRATVNTGATEADIREALLHVAIYAGVPAANHAFKIAKLALASMKADSSPDNSGADHSGDGEETK; encoded by the coding sequence ATGGCGGACCATATCGACAAGAACGAACGATTCGAACAGGGCATGAAGACCCGCCGCTCCGTGCTGGGCGACGCGCATGTCGACCGGGCGCAAACCATGACGTCCGGCTTCGACCAGCCCTTCCAGCAGCTCATCACCGAAGCCGCCTGGGGAACGGTGTGGTCCGGCAACCATTGGACGAAGCGCGAGCGCTCGATGGTCACCATCGCGCTGCTTGCCGCGCTCGGGCAGGACGAGGAGCTTGCCATGCATGTGCGCGCCACCGTCAACACCGGCGCCACAGAGGCGGATATTCGCGAGGCGCTGCTGCATGTGGCGATCTATGCCGGCGTGCCCGCCGCCAACCACGCTTTCAAGATCGCCAAGCTTGCCCTGGCCAGCATGAAGGCCGATAGTTCCCCTGATAATTCTGGCGCTGATCATTCTGGCGATGGGGAGGAGACGAAATGA
- the pcaG gene encoding protocatechuate 3,4-dioxygenase subunit alpha: MVQPLNYFKETASQTAGPYVHIGCTPNFVGIEGVFEKDLGSGPLYNDKARGERISVRGTVYDGAGMPLKDALIEIWQADTDGYYNSPSETRGKADPNFIGWGRSPGDMDTGEFIFETIKPGTVPFRDGRPMAPHITFWIVARGINIGLQTRMYFPEEQEANAADPVLARVEQKSRIATLVAKREEGNVYRFDIRLQGEGETVFFDI, translated from the coding sequence ATGGTTCAGCCGCTCAACTATTTCAAAGAGACCGCCTCGCAGACGGCGGGACCCTATGTGCATATCGGCTGCACGCCCAATTTCGTCGGCATCGAAGGCGTGTTCGAAAAGGATCTGGGGTCCGGTCCGCTTTATAACGATAAGGCGCGCGGCGAACGTATCAGCGTGCGCGGCACGGTTTATGACGGCGCGGGAATGCCGCTGAAGGACGCATTGATCGAAATCTGGCAGGCCGATACCGACGGTTATTACAACAGCCCGAGCGAAACACGCGGCAAGGCTGATCCGAATTTCATCGGCTGGGGCCGCTCGCCTGGCGACATGGATACTGGCGAATTCATTTTCGAAACGATCAAGCCCGGCACGGTCCCGTTCCGTGACGGCCGGCCGATGGCGCCGCACATCACCTTCTGGATCGTTGCGCGCGGCATCAATATCGGCCTGCAGACCCGCATGTATTTTCCGGAAGAACAGGAGGCCAATGCCGCCGATCCGGTTCTTGCCCGCGTCGAGCAGAAAAGCCGTATCGCCACGCTCGTCGCCAAAAGGGAAGAAGGCAACGTCTATCGCTTCGATATCCGCCTTCAGGGCGAAGGCGAAACCGTGTTTTTCGATATCTGA
- a CDS encoding amino acid ABC transporter ATP-binding protein: protein MPQSATAEVPLIALQGVGKWYGAFHALKNVNMTVRKGEKIVLCGPSGSGKSTLIRCINHLEEIQEGKITVEGTTLSDSSRAIDAVRREVGMVFQSFNLFPHKTIMENCTLAPMRVKGLSKADAEATARKYLERVRILNQADKYPAQLSGGQQQRAAIARALCMEPKAMLFDEPTSALDPEMVKEVLDTMIGLARDGMTMICVTHEMGFARQVADRVIFMSEGEIIEEGPPEEFFSDPRHQRTRTFLGEILAHH, encoded by the coding sequence ATGCCGCAATCCGCCACTGCCGAGGTTCCGCTTATCGCCCTTCAAGGGGTTGGAAAGTGGTATGGAGCCTTCCATGCGCTTAAAAATGTCAACATGACGGTTCGCAAGGGTGAGAAAATCGTCCTTTGCGGCCCGTCGGGTTCGGGGAAATCCACCCTTATCCGCTGCATCAACCATCTGGAGGAAATCCAGGAAGGCAAGATCACGGTGGAAGGGACCACGCTTTCGGATTCGAGCCGCGCCATCGATGCGGTTCGCCGCGAGGTGGGCATGGTGTTCCAGAGCTTCAATCTCTTCCCGCACAAGACCATCATGGAAAACTGCACGCTCGCCCCAATGCGGGTGAAGGGCCTGTCGAAAGCCGATGCGGAGGCGACGGCGCGCAAATATCTGGAGCGCGTGCGCATCCTCAACCAGGCCGACAAATACCCGGCCCAGCTGTCCGGCGGCCAGCAGCAGCGTGCGGCGATTGCCCGGGCGCTATGCATGGAGCCGAAAGCCATGCTGTTCGACGAGCCAACCTCGGCGCTCGATCCGGAAATGGTGAAAGAAGTGCTCGACACCATGATCGGCCTTGCCCGTGACGGCATGACGATGATCTGCGTCACCCATGAAATGGGTTTCGCCCGGCAGGTGGCAGACCGCGTGATCTTCATGTCGGAAGGCGAGATCATCGAGGAAGGCCCGCCGGAGGAATTCTTCAGCGATCCCAGGCATCAGCGCACGCGCACGTTCCTCGGCGAAATTCTCGCCCATCACTGA
- a CDS encoding transporter substrate-binding domain-containing protein → MKTTSMKFSRRALLALAAATVALPFIAPVDAFAGTVEEAKARGKVVIGIQGDNSPWGFVNSSGVQDGLDADIGKAFADYLGVKVEFVPLAVANRIPALLTGKVDLLFATMGMTAERAKTIQYSKPYAGNVLSVYGPKDKKIAGYDDLTGVSVGVPKSSAMDTSITAGAGSKANILRFDDDAANIQALISGQVEVVGGNQFYGDRLNKAAEGKYEPKFDLTTLYNGAGTRPGEKDWNETVNAFLDKIKSDGQLAKIYDKWMKREVPAFPDSLPDIPFTVK, encoded by the coding sequence ATGAAAACCACCAGCATGAAATTCTCTCGCCGCGCCCTGCTCGCGCTTGCCGCGGCAACGGTTGCCCTGCCCTTTATCGCACCGGTCGATGCTTTCGCCGGAACGGTGGAAGAGGCCAAGGCCCGGGGCAAGGTCGTCATCGGCATTCAGGGCGACAATTCGCCATGGGGCTTCGTCAATTCCAGCGGCGTACAGGACGGTCTCGATGCCGATATCGGCAAGGCCTTTGCCGATTATCTCGGCGTCAAGGTGGAGTTTGTGCCGCTCGCTGTGGCAAACCGCATTCCGGCGCTTCTGACCGGCAAGGTCGACCTGCTTTTCGCAACCATGGGCATGACCGCCGAACGCGCCAAGACCATCCAGTATTCCAAGCCCTATGCCGGCAACGTTCTCTCGGTCTACGGCCCGAAGGACAAGAAGATCGCCGGTTATGACGATCTGACCGGCGTCTCCGTCGGCGTGCCGAAGTCGAGCGCCATGGATACATCGATCACGGCAGGCGCCGGCTCGAAGGCCAACATCCTTCGCTTTGATGATGACGCCGCCAATATTCAGGCGCTCATCTCCGGCCAGGTCGAGGTCGTCGGCGGCAACCAGTTTTATGGCGACCGTCTGAACAAGGCGGCCGAAGGCAAATACGAGCCGAAGTTCGATCTGACGACGCTTTATAACGGCGCCGGCACCCGTCCCGGTGAAAAGGACTGGAACGAGACCGTCAACGCCTTCCTCGACAAGATCAAGTCCGACGGCCAGCTGGCCAAGATCTATGACAAGTGGATGAAGCGCGAAGTTCCGGCCTTCCCGGACAGCCTGCCCGACATCCCGTTCACCGTGAAGTAA
- a CDS encoding TetR/AcrR family transcriptional regulator, translated as MTKSATSNGTRDSRQAKRDPEGVRRDILSVAMEEFSQNGLSGARIDEIAARTRTSKRMIYYYFSDKESLYQRVLEEAYAKVRGGESDLELDDLEPAAALDKLCRFTFDHHRRNPAFIRMVMIENIHHGRHMQSSETIRQLNRPAIDALESVLLRGQKGGIFRDGIDALELHWQISALSFFNVSNAETFSFIFGDSLFTEKGQETLSRHVSDMVLRYVLTPGHITTIGKNG; from the coding sequence ATGACCAAAAGTGCTACTTCGAACGGAACCCGAGACAGCCGGCAGGCGAAGCGCGATCCGGAAGGGGTGCGCCGCGACATTCTTTCGGTGGCCATGGAAGAGTTTTCGCAGAACGGTCTCTCCGGCGCCCGCATTGATGAAATTGCGGCCCGCACGCGTACGTCCAAGCGCATGATCTATTACTATTTCAGCGACAAGGAGAGCCTTTACCAGCGTGTGCTGGAAGAGGCCTATGCCAAGGTGCGCGGGGGTGAGAGCGATCTGGAGCTGGACGATCTGGAGCCGGCGGCGGCACTCGACAAGCTCTGTCGGTTCACCTTCGATCACCACCGGCGCAATCCGGCCTTCATCCGCATGGTGATGATCGAGAACATCCATCATGGCCGGCACATGCAATCGTCCGAAACCATCCGTCAGCTCAACCGACCGGCCATTGATGCATTGGAAAGCGTTCTGCTGCGCGGCCAGAAAGGCGGCATCTTCCGCGATGGCATCGATGCGCTGGAACTGCACTGGCAGATCAGCGCGCTGTCCTTCTTCAACGTTTCGAACGCCGAGACCTTTTCGTTCATCTTCGGCGACAGCCTGTTTACCGAAAAGGGTCAGGAGACATTGTCGCGGCATGTCAGCGACATGGTACTGCGTTATGTGCTGACGCCCGGCCATATCACGACGATCGGGAAAAACGGTTGA
- the aroQ gene encoding type II 3-dehydroquinate dehydratase: MSLFTVLNGPNLNLLGQRQPEIYGYETMADVEANCRKVADAAGHELFFAQSNREYELIDWIHEARGKSSGIVINPGAFTHTSVAILDALNAFEADVIEVHISNIHKREVFRHHSYVSTRAEGVIAGLGIEGYEVALRHLINRFSRSS; the protein is encoded by the coding sequence ATGAGCCTTTTTACTGTTTTGAACGGACCCAATCTCAACCTGCTCGGCCAGCGCCAGCCGGAAATCTACGGCTATGAGACGATGGCCGACGTGGAGGCCAACTGCCGCAAGGTGGCCGATGCTGCCGGCCACGAGCTGTTCTTTGCCCAGAGCAACCGCGAATATGAGCTGATCGACTGGATTCACGAAGCGCGGGGCAAATCGTCGGGCATCGTCATCAATCCCGGCGCCTTTACCCACACATCAGTGGCGATCCTCGATGCGCTGAATGCCTTCGAAGCTGATGTCATCGAGGTCCATATTTCCAACATCCACAAACGCGAGGTTTTCCGCCACCATTCCTACGTCTCGACCCGCGCCGAAGGCGTAATCGCCGGTCTCGGCATCGAAGGTTACGAGGTGGCGTTACGCCATCTCATCAACCGTTTTTCCCGATCGTCGTGA
- a CDS encoding amino acid ABC transporter permease, whose protein sequence is MESIGPNEFFFLMQGLKWTLALTVIGFIGGGVFGLCVALARVADNAAIQRASTGYIAVFQGTPLLMQLFVVYYGVALAGLNVDAWIAVAIAFTLHASAFLGEIWRGGIQAVPKGQTEAANALGLHYISRMKDVVLPQAFKISLPATIGFLVQLIKGTSLAAIVGFVELSRAGQIVSNQTFRPLTVFAIVGIIYFLICWPLSLWGAGVERRMQANSR, encoded by the coding sequence ATGGAATCCATCGGTCCCAACGAATTCTTCTTCCTGATGCAAGGCCTGAAATGGACACTTGCGCTGACCGTGATCGGCTTTATCGGCGGCGGTGTCTTCGGTCTCTGCGTGGCGCTTGCCCGCGTTGCCGACAATGCCGCTATCCAGCGCGCCAGCACCGGTTACATCGCTGTCTTCCAGGGCACTCCGCTCCTGATGCAGCTATTCGTCGTCTATTACGGCGTGGCGCTTGCCGGCCTCAATGTCGATGCATGGATTGCCGTCGCCATCGCCTTCACCCTGCATGCCAGCGCCTTCCTTGGCGAAATCTGGCGCGGCGGCATCCAGGCGGTGCCGAAAGGCCAGACGGAAGCCGCCAATGCGCTCGGCCTGCATTATATCTCCCGCATGAAGGACGTGGTTCTGCCGCAGGCCTTCAAGATTTCTCTGCCCGCGACCATCGGTTTTCTGGTGCAGCTCATCAAGGGCACCTCGCTCGCCGCCATCGTCGGCTTCGTCGAACTGTCGCGCGCCGGCCAGATCGTCTCCAACCAGACGTTCCGCCCGCTCACCGTCTTCGCCATCGTCGGCATCATCTATTTCCTGATCTGCTGGCCGCTTTCCCTGTGGGGCGCGGGTGTGGAGAGACGGATGCAGGCCAATTCCCGTTAA